A region of Trueperaceae bacterium DNA encodes the following proteins:
- the uvrA gene encoding excinuclease ABC subunit UvrA, whose protein sequence is MQDLTVRGAREHNLKDVTITLPRNKFIVFTGVSGSGKSTLAFDTIYAEGQRRYVESLSAYARQFLGIMDKPDVDAIEGLSPAISIDQKTTSHNPRSTVGTVTEIHDYLRLLFARVGVPHCPVCGREITRQSASEIVERLVKRFAGERAYVLAPVVRGRKGEYRKLFAELKKEGYTRVRVDGEVQTLDQAMEADLERFEKHDIEVVIDRVKVSEEDRSRLAESVELALGKGEGLLRVLFPDSGVDELFSEKFACPEHGTFLEELEPRTFSFNSPYGACTNCSGLGFLQQFDPDLVVPDDTLSISRGAIAPWTGSRSEGGKVFYWDRLRALADHMGFDLQTPWKDLPEEARRTVLYGSDKPIEVVYTRGGRETMRFKADFEGVIPNLERRLKEANSDFARERLEEFMSLVPCPACQGSRYKPEVLAVTVAGRNIAELSALTVLEGRTFFSTLRLDGAAGQVAQPILREITSRLGFLEDVGLDYLSLDRSANTLSGGEAQRIRLATQVGSGLTGVLYVLDEPSIGLHPRDNERLLRTLLSLRDLGNTLIVVEHDEVTMRSADYIVDLGPGAGVHGGRVVAQGSPDELMRHDSSLTAAYLRGEKKIAVPERRREGNGKRLVIEGAREHNLKDIDVAIPLGTLTCVTGASGSGKSTLVHSILRASLAKTLHRAKATPGAHRRITGVEHVDKVIEIDQSPIGRTPRSNPATYTGIFTEIRDLFTRAPEARKRGYKAGRFSFNVKGGRCEACKGDGTVKVEMYFLPDIYVPCEVCKGARYNRETLEVKIRGKSIADVLNMTVDEGLEFFENIPAIARKLKLMKDVGLGYIRIGQPSPTLSGGEAQRVKLASELGRRSTGQTVYILDEPTTGLHFEDTRKLLDVLHRLVEGGNTLVVIEHNIDVIKTADWIIDLGPDGGARGGTIVAEGTPEDVAANPASATGRFLLKVPEIRARVEAGRERKNGRAARVA, encoded by the coding sequence TTGCAAGACCTCACCGTTCGCGGGGCACGCGAGCACAACCTCAAGGACGTCACGATCACGCTCCCCCGCAACAAGTTCATCGTGTTCACCGGCGTCTCCGGCTCTGGCAAGTCGACCCTCGCCTTCGACACCATCTACGCCGAGGGGCAGAGGCGCTACGTCGAGAGCCTGTCGGCCTACGCCCGCCAGTTCCTCGGCATCATGGACAAGCCCGACGTCGACGCGATCGAGGGCCTGTCCCCCGCGATCTCGATCGACCAGAAGACGACGAGCCACAACCCGCGGTCGACCGTGGGCACCGTCACCGAGATCCACGACTACCTGCGCCTGCTCTTCGCCCGCGTGGGTGTGCCGCACTGCCCGGTGTGCGGACGCGAGATCACGCGCCAGTCCGCCTCCGAGATCGTCGAGCGGCTCGTCAAGCGCTTCGCCGGCGAGCGCGCCTACGTGCTGGCGCCGGTCGTGCGCGGACGCAAGGGCGAGTACAGGAAGCTCTTCGCCGAGCTGAAGAAGGAGGGCTACACCCGCGTGCGCGTCGACGGCGAGGTGCAGACCCTCGACCAGGCCATGGAGGCCGACCTCGAGCGCTTCGAGAAGCACGACATCGAGGTCGTCATCGACCGCGTGAAGGTGTCGGAGGAGGACAGGTCGCGCCTGGCCGAGTCCGTCGAGCTGGCGCTGGGCAAGGGCGAGGGGCTGCTGCGGGTGCTCTTCCCCGACAGCGGCGTCGACGAGCTGTTCAGCGAGAAGTTCGCCTGCCCCGAGCACGGCACGTTCCTCGAGGAGCTGGAGCCGCGCACGTTCTCCTTCAACTCCCCCTACGGGGCCTGCACGAACTGCTCCGGCCTGGGCTTCCTGCAGCAGTTCGACCCCGACCTCGTGGTGCCGGACGACACGCTCTCGATCTCGCGCGGCGCCATCGCCCCCTGGACCGGCAGCCGCTCCGAGGGCGGGAAGGTCTTCTACTGGGACCGCCTGCGGGCCCTGGCGGACCACATGGGCTTCGACCTGCAGACGCCCTGGAAGGACCTGCCTGAGGAGGCGAGGCGGACGGTCCTCTACGGCTCCGACAAGCCCATCGAGGTCGTCTACACGCGCGGCGGGCGCGAGACCATGCGCTTCAAGGCCGACTTCGAGGGCGTGATCCCGAACCTCGAGCGGCGCCTCAAGGAGGCGAACAGCGACTTCGCGCGCGAGCGCCTCGAGGAGTTCATGTCGCTGGTCCCCTGCCCGGCCTGCCAGGGCAGCCGCTACAAGCCCGAGGTGCTGGCCGTGACCGTCGCGGGGCGCAACATCGCCGAGCTGAGCGCCCTGACGGTGCTCGAGGGACGCACGTTCTTCTCGACGCTGCGCCTCGACGGCGCCGCTGGGCAGGTCGCGCAGCCGATCCTGCGCGAGATCACCTCGCGCCTCGGCTTCCTCGAGGACGTCGGGCTCGACTACCTCTCCCTCGACCGCAGCGCCAACACGCTCTCGGGCGGCGAGGCGCAGCGCATCCGCCTGGCCACCCAGGTGGGCAGCGGGCTCACCGGCGTGCTCTACGTCCTCGACGAGCCGTCCATCGGCCTGCACCCGCGCGACAACGAGCGTCTGCTGCGCACGCTGCTGTCGCTGCGCGACCTCGGCAACACCCTCATCGTCGTCGAGCACGACGAGGTGACGATGCGCTCCGCCGACTACATCGTCGACCTGGGGCCCGGAGCCGGCGTGCACGGGGGCCGCGTCGTGGCGCAGGGCTCGCCCGACGAGCTGATGCGCCACGACTCGTCGCTCACCGCGGCCTACCTCCGCGGCGAGAAGAAGATCGCCGTGCCCGAGCGTCGCCGCGAGGGCAACGGCAAGAGGCTCGTGATCGAGGGCGCGCGCGAGCACAACCTCAAGGACATCGACGTGGCCATACCGCTCGGCACCCTCACCTGCGTGACGGGCGCCTCCGGCTCGGGCAAGTCGACGCTCGTGCACTCGATCCTCAGGGCCTCGCTGGCCAAGACCCTGCACCGCGCCAAGGCGACGCCGGGCGCGCACCGCCGCATCACCGGCGTCGAGCACGTCGACAAGGTCATCGAGATCGACCAGAGCCCGATCGGCCGCACGCCGCGCTCGAACCCCGCCACCTACACGGGCATCTTCACCGAGATCCGCGACCTCTTCACCCGCGCCCCCGAGGCGCGCAAGCGCGGCTACAAGGCCGGCCGCTTCTCGTTCAACGTCAAGGGCGGGCGCTGCGAGGCGTGCAAGGGCGACGGCACCGTCAAGGTCGAGATGTACTTCCTCCCCGACATCTACGTCCCCTGCGAGGTGTGCAAGGGCGCCCGCTACAACCGCGAGACCCTCGAGGTGAAGATCCGCGGCAAGTCGATCGCCGACGTGCTGAACATGACCGTCGACGAGGGCCTCGAGTTCTTCGAGAACATCCCGGCCATCGCGCGCAAGCTCAAGCTCATGAAGGACGTCGGCCTCGGCTACATCCGCATCGGCCAGCCGTCCCCGACGCTGTCGGGCGGCGAGGCGCAGCGCGTGAAGCTAGCCTCGGAGCTGGGCCGGCGCAGCACCGGCCAGACGGTCTACATCCTCGACGAGCCCACCACCGGCCTCCACTTCGAGGACACGCGCAAGCTCCTCGACGTCCTGCACCGCCTCGTCGAGGGCGGCAACACGCTCGTCGTGATCGAGCACAACATCGACGTCATCAAGACCGCCGACTGGATCATCGACCTTGGGCCGGACGGCGGCGCGCGCGGCGGCACGATCGTCGCCGAGGGCACGCCGGAGGACGTGGCCGCGAACCCGGCGAGCGCCACCGGCAGGTTCCTGCTCAAGGTGCCCGAGATCAGGGCGCGGGTCGAGGCGGGCCGCGAGAGGAAGAACGGCCGCGCGGCGCGGGTCGCGTAG